The genome window TTTTAGACATCGACTGGGTTGATGTTTTGGATATTCTTCTGGTAGCCCTCCTACTCTACCAAATTTATTACATTGTACGGGGCAGTATAGCCAGCCGCGTTTTTCTGGGGTATTTGCTGGTTTACTTGTTTTATTTGACCGTCAAAGCAATTGGCCTGCAACTCCTCACTACCATTCTGGAGTATTTTATCAGTGTGGGTGCGCTGGCGCTGATCATTATCTTTCAGCAGGAAATTCGGCGCTTTCTGCTTATCATCGGTAAATCGACGCACATTCCGAACAGCCAGTTGTTCCGTCGCTGGTTTGGGCAAACCAGCGCTTCTGAATCGTCTACGCCCTTAAAACCAATCCTGGAAGGGTGCAAAGTGCTAGCCTCCGAATTTACGGGCGGCTTGCTGGTGATCGGCAAAAATGACGGTCTGGAAAAATACGTGCAATCGGGTGAGTTGCTGGACGCGGTTTTGTCGAAGCGCATGCTGGTATCCATTTTCAGTCAGTATAGCCCACTGCGGGATGGTGCAGCCATCATCATCGATGGGCGGTTGCGGGCAGCGCGCTGTATTTTGCCCGCCTCTGAAAACGACGAACTTCCAACTACCACCGGCTTTCGGCACCGGGCCGCGCTGGGCATCTCGGAAGCAACGGATGCCGCTGCCATCGCAATTTCAGAGCAAACGGGCCGTATCGCCCTGGCTATTGATGGCGAGCTTTTCGTCAATCTTACCAGCACCGAACTGGAGGAACGCCTGCAAAAGTACCTTTTTGAAACCAGCCGTCCGCGCCGTCGGGAAGAAGTCGAATGATAAATAAGTAGGCAGAATAAGTCCCGAAAAATGCGTCTCGCGTACCTGTTTTACACGTCCGCTCTTTTTTCAATCTGAGGGAAAAATCGTAAATTTAAGCTATGAATGATACCCTCACGCCTGCCCAGTTGCTGGCAAAACGCTTTCCGTTTAAACCTACCAAAGGCCAGCAGGATTTTTTCGAGCGCATGGGGCAATTTCTTCTTCCACAAGAACAGGAACGCTACCGAGATTGCTTTTTACTGAAAGGATATGCCGGAACCGGGAAAACGACGCTGATCAGTACGCTGATCAAGGTGTTGCCCAAATTGGGTTATAAATCCGTTTTACTGGCGCCAACGGGCCGGGCGGCCAAGGTCATGGCCAACTACTCGAAGCGCATGGCCCAGACCATCCACCGGAAAATTTACCGCCAGATTGCCGATGCCAATTCGGGAAGCCTGGCGTTTCAGCGGCAGAAAAATTACCACGAAGACACCATTTTTATTGTCGATGAAGCATCGATGATTAGCGATGACGCCGAGATTGGCATGAACGGGTTGCTCGCCGATCTTATTGATTACATTTTCGAGAATCCGGGTAATAAAATCATGCTGGTTGGGGATGTGGCCCAGTTGCCGCCCATTGGCAAAGAACTAAGCCCCGCGCTGGATGCAGGTTATCTCGAACGCCAATTTGACCTGACCGTTTTTGGCCAGGAGCTAACCGAAGTCATGCGGCAGGAAGAAGATTCGGGAATTCTGATCAACGCTACATCATTACGCAATACCCTGCATCAGGAAGCGCCTGTCATTCAATTTTCTACGCGTCATTTTCGCGACATTTACAAAATGACCGGGGAGCGCCTGGAAGACGGAATTCGGTATGCCCACGATAAATACGGTCGTGAAAATACCATCATTATCACGCGCTCCAATAAAACGGCGGTTCAGTATAACCAGTACATTCGTCGTTCCATTAACCAGTGTGAGGAAGAACTCGACGCCGGCGACTTGCTGATGATTGTGCGCAATAATTACACGGTTCTGGACGATGACAGCCCGGCGGGTTTTCTGGCCAATGGCGATTTTGTGGAGGTGATGAAAATCCGTAAGCGGGAAGAAATTCATGGCCTGCGGTTCGCCACTGTGCTGCTTCGTCTGGTCGATTATGACGAACAGCCCGAATTTGAAACCAAAATTATTCTGGATACACTCTATTCGGCATCTCCGGCCCTGGGGCGGGAAGAAAACAAAAATCTGTACGAAAGCGTCCAGAAAGATTATTTCTACATCAAATCAAAGCGCGAACGATCCGAAGCCATTCGCCGTGACCCTTACCTCAGTGCTCTGCAAGTGAAGTTTGCCTATGCTCTTACGTGCCACAAAGCCCAGGGGGGCCAATGGAGTGCGGTTTTCATCGACCAGGGTTATTTGCCTGATGGACAGGTAAATCAGGAATTTGTACGCTGGTTGTATACAGCATTGACCCGCGCCACGGACGAAGCTTTCCTGATGAACTTTGCCCCGCAATTTTTTCACTAGCAGTCTCGTCTTTTTACGTTAAAGAAACGCCCAACCGCCATGACACTTCAGAATTTTATCGCTACCCTCGAAGGACCTGAGCCACCTGCCAGCTTGCCGCCTCTGTTACAAGCACTTTGGCACGATGCCAATGATGATTGGGAAAAAGCGCACGACATTGCGCAAAGCCGCGAAGGCACCCCCGATTACGACCGCCTTCATGCTTACCTACACCGTAAAGAAGGCGATCAATGGAATGCTGGCTACTGGTACCGTCGCGCAGGGGCGTCGGTTTTTAGCGGAACCCTTGAAGCGGAATGGCAAGTACTCGCCAAGCAGTTTCTACCAACGACCTATTAAGCGAAATCCCACAAAAAAGGCGTCGAACAATTGCTCGACGCCTTTCTGATTATTTTATTCCTAAACCCTTATAATTTTCTATTTTATTCGATTTGATAGCTGCTTAAGCCGTTATCTCTTCTTCGCGCAAAATCTCTTTAATGTCAGTCAGTGGCAGGTTGAAAGCTTCGGCTACACCCTGATAAACTATTTTACCGTTTACGACATTCAGGCCTTTACGCAGTTCTTCGTTGCTGTTACACGCTTTCACCCATCCTTTATTGGCTAACTGCAACGCATACGGAAGAGTCGCGTTCGTCAATGCCAAGGTTGATGTATATGGAACGGCACCGGGCATGTTCGCTACGCAATAATGCACGACGTCATCAATGATATACGTTGGATTTTCGTGTGTTGTCGGTACGCAGGTTTCGATGCAACCGCCTTGATCAACGGCAACATCAACCAATACCGTACCCCGGCGCATGAGTTTCAGCATTTCCCGCGTGATAAGGTGGGGCGCTTTGGCACCCGGAATCAACACGGCACCAACGATAAGATCCGCTTGCTTTACCTGCTCGCGAATGCTGTAGTCATTGGACATCATCGTGGTTACGTTCGGCGGCATAATGTCCGACAGGTACCGCAAACGAGGCAGGCTAATATCCATAATGGTAACGTGGGCACCCAGACCCGCCGCCATTTTAGCCGCTTGTGTTCCAACAATACCGCCACCCAGAACCAATACGTTAGCAGGTTTTACACCCGGAACGCCACCCAGCAGAATACCACGGCCTTTCAAAGGTTTCTCGAGGTATTTAGCCCCTTCCTGAATAGCCATCCGGCCAGCTACTTCTGACATTGGAACCAGCAAAGGCAGAGAACGATCCGCTTTCTCTACCGTTTCATAAGCCAGACAGATAGCCTTCCGCTCGATCATCGCCTGCGTCAATTCTTCGGAAGAAGCGAAGTGGAAATACGTGAACAGAAGCTGGTCTTCTTTGATAAGATCATACTCCTGCGCAATTGGCTCCTTCACCTTGATAATCATCTCGGCGATGCCATATACTTCTTCGATCGTGGGGAGCATTGTGGCACCGGCCTCAATGTATTCCTCGTCTTCAAAACCACTACCTTGACCTGCATTGACCTGTACGTAAACAGTATGACCATGCTTACGTAACTCAGCAACACCCGCAGGCGTTAAAGCAACGCGGTTTTCATTATTTTTTATTTCTTTGGGGACTCCAATAACCATGTCAGAAAAGGTGTCTGAAGTGTAATTAATTGACTTAGCAAAGATAACCGAACAAGTGCTTATTTCTATAGATTTGCTCTTTTTTCAGGAAAAAAATATTACAAATCATTATATTGAAGAAAAAAATACTAAATCAACAGTCTGTTTGCACTATCCTAAGAAAAAAGACCACTTATGAACGGGTTAGATAAAGTAGACCGGCAAATCCTGACCCTTCTCCAGGAAAATGCCCAACTAACAATTCAGGAGATTGGACAACAAATTAATCTGTCTAAAACGCCGGTTCATGAACGCATTAAGCGGCTAGAACGGGATGGCGTTATTGATCGCTACGTAACGTTGGTAAACAAGAAAAAGGTCGGCAGTTCGCTCATTATTTACTGCCAGGTAACACTCGACAAGCAAACGCGTGACACCTTTATCGACTTTGACCAATCTATTGCCAAACTCCCTGAGGTAATTGAATGCAACCGCGTCTCCGGAACGTTTGATTATTTGTTAAAAATTGTTGCTCAGGACATGGAAAGCTACAATCGATTTTATCAGGACCACCTCTCGGTATTACCCGGCATCCTGCACATCAGCAGCTTTTTTGTTATGTCTGAAGTAAAAAATACCACTGTTATTCCGGTTGACTAGGCTTTTTATTTCTCCGCTCAGTTTCCGTTTTGACTGAAGATAAAACTACTTCTTGGCCAAACTGTTTACATCCTTTTCGTTGCGCTTGGTTATCTCCATCAGTCGCTGAACTGAGCGGTTCGTACCGTCCGGCAATATACTCCTAAAGGCCAATTTCAGCTTAGGTTACCGAAATGATTTTGCCATGTGTTTGCCGGATTACTTCCCGTAAAAGTGGTTTTGCTGCCCCTAGTGTGGTTACAGCTATTTCTGTTAACCATCGGCTCCCGAAAAGTTGCTGTACCGTGCGCCCGATCCAAAGACGCCGGGCAAACAGCTTTGACCAGGCTTGTTGGTATTTTTCTTCCAATTCGGCTCGCGTTAGTGTGCCCCGCAGGTAGTTTGTAGCTAGATCGCTGGCTTGTTTGGCACCATGAATGGCCATTGCCATCCCGTTGCCACAAAGGGGCGTTATCAAACCAGCCGAGTCGCCCGCCATCAGAATGTGATTTTCAACCGCTTTTTTGGCCGCAAACGAAATTTCATTGATGACTTCGGGCTTTTCGTATAGAAACTCAGCGCGTTCGAAAACGGCTTTCAAATGAGGATTTTGCCATAAAACGGCCTGTTCCATAGCGGGGATATTGCCGAATTGCTTTAAGTTTTGGCGCGTGGTTAGATAGCAAAGGCAGTATTTCCCCTCTTCAATAGCCGAAAGGCCGCAGTAACCCGCCTGAAAGTTATGTAAAGCAATGGTATCCGTCGGAAAATCAATACGAATGTGGTATTTAACACCAATGTAAGGAGACGGTTTTTGCATAAAGGGCCGGTTCATGCTTTTATCC of Tellurirhabdus bombi contains these proteins:
- a CDS encoding ATP-dependent DNA helicase, giving the protein MNDTLTPAQLLAKRFPFKPTKGQQDFFERMGQFLLPQEQERYRDCFLLKGYAGTGKTTLISTLIKVLPKLGYKSVLLAPTGRAAKVMANYSKRMAQTIHRKIYRQIADANSGSLAFQRQKNYHEDTIFIVDEASMISDDAEIGMNGLLADLIDYIFENPGNKIMLVGDVAQLPPIGKELSPALDAGYLERQFDLTVFGQELTEVMRQEEDSGILINATSLRNTLHQEAPVIQFSTRHFRDIYKMTGERLEDGIRYAHDKYGRENTIIITRSNKTAVQYNQYIRRSINQCEEELDAGDLLMIVRNNYTVLDDDSPAGFLANGDFVEVMKIRKREEIHGLRFATVLLRLVDYDEQPEFETKIILDTLYSASPALGREENKNLYESVQKDYFYIKSKRERSEAIRRDPYLSALQVKFAYALTCHKAQGGQWSAVFIDQGYLPDGQVNQEFVRWLYTALTRATDEAFLMNFAPQFFH
- the ald gene encoding alanine dehydrogenase, translating into MVIGVPKEIKNNENRVALTPAGVAELRKHGHTVYVQVNAGQGSGFEDEEYIEAGATMLPTIEEVYGIAEMIIKVKEPIAQEYDLIKEDQLLFTYFHFASSEELTQAMIERKAICLAYETVEKADRSLPLLVPMSEVAGRMAIQEGAKYLEKPLKGRGILLGGVPGVKPANVLVLGGGIVGTQAAKMAAGLGAHVTIMDISLPRLRYLSDIMPPNVTTMMSNDYSIREQVKQADLIVGAVLIPGAKAPHLITREMLKLMRRGTVLVDVAVDQGGCIETCVPTTHENPTYIIDDVVHYCVANMPGAVPYTSTLALTNATLPYALQLANKGWVKACNSNEELRKGLNVVNGKIVYQGVAEAFNLPLTDIKEILREEEITA
- a CDS encoding Lrp/AsnC family transcriptional regulator, which gives rise to MNGLDKVDRQILTLLQENAQLTIQEIGQQINLSKTPVHERIKRLERDGVIDRYVTLVNKKKVGSSLIIYCQVTLDKQTRDTFIDFDQSIAKLPEVIECNRVSGTFDYLLKIVAQDMESYNRFYQDHLSVLPGILHISSFFVMSEVKNTTVIPVD
- a CDS encoding NAD(P)/FAD-dependent oxidoreductase — encoded protein: MYDVVIVGGGLAGLISALELARAGHAVALVERKTYPFHKVCGEYVSNEVRPYIESLGVDLRQLGAAHIDYLEVTSPTGRQLTTKLDLGGFGISRYNFDLALYQLGLDEGVNFLLGKSVEEVQFTHDQFSVTLNDGQVLAARLVIGAFGKRSKLDKSMNRPFMQKPSPYIGVKYHIRIDFPTDTIALHNFQAGYCGLSAIEEGKYCLCYLTTRQNLKQFGNIPAMEQAVLWQNPHLKAVFERAEFLYEKPEVINEISFAAKKAVENHILMAGDSAGLITPLCGNGMAMAIHGAKQASDLATNYLRGTLTRAELEEKYQQAWSKLFARRLWIGRTVQQLFGSRWLTEIAVTTLGAAKPLLREVIRQTHGKIISVT
- a CDS encoding diadenylate cyclase — protein: MIVALRVFFLDIDWVDVLDILLVALLLYQIYYIVRGSIASRVFLGYLLVYLFYLTVKAIGLQLLTTILEYFISVGALALIIIFQQEIRRFLLIIGKSTHIPNSQLFRRWFGQTSASESSTPLKPILEGCKVLASEFTGGLLVIGKNDGLEKYVQSGELLDAVLSKRMLVSIFSQYSPLRDGAAIIIDGRLRAARCILPASENDELPTTTGFRHRAALGISEATDAAAIAISEQTGRIALAIDGELFVNLTSTELEERLQKYLFETSRPRRREEVE